A stretch of DNA from Bradyrhizobium algeriense:
TCGTGAAACAGGCGCAGGCCGACGCTCAGCCGGTCCGCCGTCGATTCCAGCACCGCGGCCTGAAAACTCGCACAGAGGTCGCTGACGTCCTGCGGTTCCAGCGGCATCAAGCGGCTGGCTTCGTTGCGAACCGCCGTCTTCAATCCCGACAGCGAGAAATTCGCATCCGGCCGCCCGAGCATCGGCCGCGGAAAGGCGAACCGTTTGGCGTCGCCGCTCGCCGCGGATCGTTCGACCTCCGGTCCGCCGGGATAGGGCAGCGACAGCATTTTGGCGACCTTGTCGAAAGCCTCACCCATCGCGTCGTCGACGGTGGTGCCGAGCCGGACATACTGGCCGACGCCGACCACGGCGACGATCTGGGTGTGCCCGCCGGACGCCAGGAACAGGCAATAGGGAAAGGCGAGCGCGCAGGTCAGCCGCGGCGTCAGCGCGTGGGCTTCGAGATGATTGACCGCAATCAATGGCGTATCGTGCACCATGGCGATCGCCTTGGCCGTGGTGAGGCCGACGATCACGCCGCCGATCAGGCCGGGCCCGGCGGCCGCCGCCACCGCCGACAATTGCGCAAAGCCGGTGTTGGCGTCCTTCATCGCCTGGCCGACGATGCCATCGAGCAGGTCGACATGGGCGCGCGCCGCGATTTCCGGAACCACGCCGCCGAAACGGGCATGCTCGGAGGTCTGCGAGCGCACGATATTGGACAGAATCTTGCCGCTGCCGTCGCGCTGGCGTTCCACCACGGCGGCCGCGGTTTCATCGCAGGTCGTCTCGATACCCAGCACCAGCATCGGCGTGTCGTTGTCCAATTTGAACCCTTTGAACCCTTGCGCTATCGCCAAAAACAACGCTTCCGTAACCCGGTAGCATTACGAGGTGACGGCGTGCAATCGCGCTGGTGCACCGAAATCATGTTGGCGGAGATCTGAAATATGGCCGTTCTCGTCACGCGCCCGCATCCGGATGATGAGACGACGGCCAAGGCGCTGCGCGCGCGGGGGTTCGATGTCCTGCGCGCGCCGATGCTGCGGTTCGAGCCGGTGCCGTTCCAGGACGATGCGGACGCAAATTATGGCGCGATCATCGTCACCAGCGCCAACGCCGTGCGTGCCATCGCGCCCCATCTGGCCGATAGCCGGCTCCTGAAATTGCCTTTGTTCGCAGTCGGCGAAAATACCGCGGCTGCGGCGCGCGACGCCGGGTTTGGCGAGGTGATCGCGTCAAAGGGCGGTGCCGGCGCATTGCGCGATCTGGTGCTGGCGCGTGCGAAGTCGAAGCAACTGAAGAAAACGAGCCCGATCCTGTACCTTGCCGGCGCCGATCTCGCGCGCGACCTTGCCGGCGACCTCGGCGAGAGCGGCTTTACGGTGGTGACGCAGACCACCTACCGGATGGTGCCCGCGCCCAGCCTGCCGCGGGACATATATGACGCTTTCGTGGCGCATGAGATCGAGGCCGTGCTGCATTACTCCCGGCGCAGCGCGCGGGCATTTCTGGAGGCGGCGCGCGCCGGCGGCGTCGAAATCTCGGCACTGGCGCTGCCGCAATGCTGCATTTCAGCGGCCGTCGCCGCGGTCCTGCGGGACGCCGGCGCGACCCAAGTCACGGCGGCGGCTTCGCCCGACGAAAATGCCCTGTTCGTGGCGCTGGGCCGGGCGTTGCAACCGCGGTCGAGCCCTAATCTTTAAGTCTGAGCATGGTCTAATCGGAAAACCGGTGCCGCCACTGCCGGATCATGCTCTAAGACGTCCCGATTCTGCTAAGTTCCGGAACCTAACCATTCAAGGGAACCGCCGTGATGGTCGATGACAGACCCGAAGACACTGGATCGCTGCCCGGCGAGGGTCGGCCGAAGCGTGAGCCGCCGACCATCGACCTTGAGGCGACCGAAGTGTCGAGCGAGACCAAGAGTTCCGGCGAAGCGCCGCCTGAGCCTGCGGCTGAGCCAACGCCCAAGGTCGCCGCGGCTTCAACGGCAGAACCGCCGGTTGCTGAGCAGCCATCCCGACCGGTTTCGCCCTGGATCGTTGCGCCGGTGTCCGGCGCCGCCGCCGCGGCGCTGGTGATTGGCGTCGGCTGGATGCTGGGTTGGCCTGCGATTCAGCCCGCGTCAGCGCCGTCGGCAGCGCAGATCAACACGGCCGCCATCGACGGTCTGACCACGCGCATCGCGGGCCTGGAGTCGAAAGCGGGCAAGCCCGTGGCCGATCCCGCCGCTGCCGCGCGTGCCGAGGCCTTGGAAAAAACCGTCGCGGCGCTGCGCACTGAACTCGCCGCGACGCGCGCGCAAGGCGAGAAGCTGGCGTCCGCCATCAACGATGTGAAGTCCGCCCCGCGCGGCGACGGCACCGTCTCGCCCGATCTCTCCGGGATCGATCAACGCATCGCGAAGATCGAAAGCCAGATGCGGACGCAGGGCGCCGAGATCGCGCAGCAAGGCAGCAAGCTTGCCGATACCAAGGCCGACGCAAAACCTGCCGACGACATGCCGCTGCGCCGACTGGTGTCGGCGGCGCTGCTCGATGTGCTGGTCCGGATCGGCGATCCCTATCCGGCCGCGCTCGCCGCGACCAAAGCGCTGGCGCCCAATCCGGATGCCTTGAAGCCGCTGGATCAGTTTGCGGAAAAGGGCGTGCCAAATGCCGGCAGGCTGAGCAGCGAACTGTTGACGTTGGTGCCAAAACTGTTGCCGGCCGCGCAACAGAGCAATGCCACGACGACCGGTACAGGCATTGTGGAGCGCCTGCAGGCGGGCGCTGCCAAACTGGTCAAGATCGAACGCACCGATACCGTCGGCAATGATCGCGGCGCCGTGGTGGCGCGGATCACCGCGGCGGCGCTGCGAAATGATTTCAACGAGGCGCGGCGGGAATTGAAGACGCTGGAGCCGGCCGATCGCGCCGCGGCGCAGTCCTGGATTGAACGGGCCGACGCGCGCGACGCCGCGCTGGCCGCCTCCCGTCAATTTGCGACCGACGCCATGGCTGCGCTCGCCAAACCGGCGCAGTAAGGATTTCGCAAGTCAAGGATTTCAATGGTCCGGATCATTCTGTTTCTGTTGTTGATCGCGCTGGGAGCGGCCGGCGCGGCCTGGATTGCCGAGCAGACCGGCGATGTCGTGCTGTCATGGGGCGGCTACCGCGCCCAGACCACGCTGCCGGTCTTCGTGCTGGCGTTGGGCATCGTCGTCGTTGCGGCGATGATGATTTGGGCGATCCTGCGTGGCGTGTGGAGCGCGCCGGCGCGTATGCGGCGCAGCCGGCGCGAGCGGCGTCAGGCCCGCGGCCGGCATGCGATCACGCAAGGGCTGCTGGCGATCGGCCACGGCGATTCTTCCGCTGCCCGCATCCATGCCGAGGCGGCGCGGAAACACGCGGCGCATGATCCGCTGGCGCTGCTGCTGCATGCACAGTCGGCGCAGCTCGACGGCGACCGCGAAGGCGCGCAGCGCGCCTTCCGCGCCATGGCCGAGCGCGAGGACACGCGGCTGTTGGGTCTGCGCGGGCTGTTCATCGAGGCGCAGCGCGCCGACGATCCGGTCGCGGCGGTGATGGTCGCCGAGGAAGCGCTAAAGCTGTCGCCGTCCTCGTCATGGGCGTCGCATGCGGTGCTCGGCTTCTGCTGCGCCAAGGGCGACTGGGCCGGCGCGCTGAAAATCCTCGACAACAATCAATCGGCCGGACTGATCGACAAGGCGGCGTATCGTCGGCAGCGCGGCGTGCTGCTGACGGCGCGCGCGCTCGAACTCGAAAAGGTCGATCGCGATCTGGCGCGCGAGAGCGTGATGGAGGCGGTCAAGCTGGCGCCGACCCTGGTGCCGGCTGCGGTGCTGGCGAGCAAGTTCGAAAGCGAGGCGCATCAGGTACGGCGCTCGATGCGCCTGGTCGAGGCCGCGTGGCTGGCGCAGCCGCATCCCGATCTTGCGGACGCCTATTCGCATGTGAAGCTCGGCGATTCCGCGCGGCAGCGGCTGGTGCGGGTCGAGACGCTCGCGGCGAAAGCGCCCGGTCACATCGAGGGTGCGCTGGCGATTGCGCGCGCCGCGATCGACGCGTCCGAATTTACCAAAGCGCGCGAGGCGCTGGCGCCCTTCATCGCCGCGCCGACGCAACGCGTCGCGCTGTTGATGGCGGAGATCGAGCGTACCGAACATGGCGACAGCGGCCGGGCGCGGGCATGGACCTTGCGCGCGGTGCGTGCGCTGCACGATCCGGCCTGGACCGCGGACGGCTATGTCAGCGATCGATGGCGGCCGGTCTCGCCGGTCACCGGCAGGCTCGATGCTTTCCAGTGGCAGACACCGGTCGCGGCGCTGCCATCCGACAAGGGCGGCGCGATCGAATCTTCGCCGTTCGAAGAGGCCATGCTGGCGACCCCGCGCCGGGCCGTCGTGCTCGAGCCGCCAAAGCCAAAGGACGTGAGCGAATCGGCCGCCGAGCCCGTCGTATCCGTCACGCCGGCGCCGCCCGCCGAGCAGGACAACGCGCCGCCGCCTGCCGCCGCCGCGGAAGCGGCCCCTGTGGAAGCGACCCCGACCCAAGCGACCCCGGCCGAAGCGGCCCGCCCCGAGCCGGTCACTGCGCCAGCGCCACCCCCGCCCAAGCTGGCCGAACCGGCACCAAGCCGGCCGGCTCCCCTGTTCCGCTCGCGGCAGGATATCCCGAAGGCGGTTCCGACCCCAATTCCGGCCGTGATCCCCCTTATCCGGGCGCCGGATGACCCCGGGATCGACGAGGACGGCCCGGCGGATGAATTCGCGGAACAAATCGGCCCACCCAAGGCGCAGGCCGGCGGCTGGCGGGGATTTTTGTCTCGCTGGGGCGGCAACTAGGCTCCAGATTCTAGTTTTGGCGTGTTTTGTTGACGCGAACCGGTGCCCACCCACGGATCAGGTCCGAGGGCATGCTTCGCTTGAAAACGCTTTGCAGGGAGCCAGCGTTTTTCTTGCCAATCGGGGCCGTCCCCGATATCAGGTGCGGGCGATTTCGGGTCAGGCCCGGACGCTGCGCTTGGTCCGCCGCAATAGCTCAGTTGGTAGAGCACGTCATTCGTAATGACGGGGTCACAGGTTCGAGTCCTGTTTGCGGCACCATATTTACCTGCTCGATTTACTTCATCGCCATCGGTCTTGGACCAAAGAAATCGCCGCGCAACGCTGTGGCGGGAATTTTGCTCATCTCGCTTTTGCCTGACCTGCGTTGACGGTCGCTGCGTCTTCGTTGCGTCGGCCGCTAATCAGCGTTCTTGCCGAGGGCCTCAACTTGCCGCCCTGACACAGTGAGGACGAGTGGTTAATCCTGAGCAAACCGTTTTCGGACGTTCCTCTATGGCCGTATGACGAATCGCGGTATCAGCAAGCGTGCTGGCTCCGCGACACTTCCAGAACCCGGAAAATCTCAACTGCGTTTCGCAGCGCCGAACCGCGTCGGACGTACGTCAACGAAGAACTCGGCGTAGAGACCGGCCCATTTCCTACAGATCGACATGCAGGCCCCCGCAACCTTGCTGAGGGATTCACCGACTTGAGACTGGCCCGGATGATTGAGCATGTGGACCGCAAGCCAGGGATCTCCAGGGGCCGCGAACTGAATCGTCTGCATGAGTTGGATAGTCTGCGAGCGCTTGCAGCGATTGGCGTTGTCGTATGGCACTACACAAATCATTTCGGCGCTTCTCCGATTCCATATCTCATGGCGCCCTTCTATCGACACGGAGAGCTTCTCGTTGACTTCTTTTTCATGTTATCCGGCTTTGTGCTCGCTCGCGCGTATTGGAACGACCAGCGCAGCGCGACGTTCGCGAACAACGTTCGCGAGCGAATTGCCCGAATGTATCCGTTGCACTTCGCGACGCTATGCGCTGTGGCCGTCATGCAATGGATCCTGGTCAATCGTCTGAGCTCGCCGCCGTTTGTATATGTGTTCAACGACAACTATGATTTCGTATTGAACCTCCTGCTGCTGAATCGAACAGGGCTTGAGAGCGGGTTTTCATTCAACGGGCCGTCATGGTCGATCTCGACAGAATTCGTCGTCAACATTCTGTTCCTGGCGGCCATCGCTCTCCCGCGCAGGATTGCGCGCGCGGGATTGTTTGGGCTATTCGCCGTGTCACTTGCGGTGATCCTGCAAAACGGTGTGATCGGCGATGCGATGTTCGGCATCAGAAACGACATCTTTCGGACGATCGTCGGCTTCGTCTGCGGAATAGCGCTATACAATGTAAATTCGCGCTGGCTGTCGC
This window harbors:
- the tsaD gene encoding tRNA (adenosine(37)-N6)-threonylcarbamoyltransferase complex transferase subunit TsaD, yielding MLVLGIETTCDETAAAVVERQRDGSGKILSNIVRSQTSEHARFGGVVPEIAARAHVDLLDGIVGQAMKDANTGFAQLSAVAAAAGPGLIGGVIVGLTTAKAIAMVHDTPLIAVNHLEAHALTPRLTCALAFPYCLFLASGGHTQIVAVVGVGQYVRLGTTVDDAMGEAFDKVAKMLSLPYPGGPEVERSAASGDAKRFAFPRPMLGRPDANFSLSGLKTAVRNEASRLMPLEPQDVSDLCASFQAAVLESTADRLSVGLRLFHEQFGPPRALVAAGGVAANHAIRGALQDVAAKAETTLIIPPPALCTDNGAMIAWAGAERMALGLTDTMDAPPRARWLLDANATAPAGYTNTRAGF
- a CDS encoding acyltransferase, whose product is MIEHVDRKPGISRGRELNRLHELDSLRALAAIGVVVWHYTNHFGASPIPYLMAPFYRHGELLVDFFFMLSGFVLARAYWNDQRSATFANNVRERIARMYPLHFATLCAVAVMQWILVNRLSSPPFVYVFNDNYDFVLNLLLLNRTGLESGFSFNGPSWSISTEFVVNILFLAAIALPRRIARAGLFGLFAVSLAVILQNGVIGDAMFGIRNDIFRTIVGFVCGIALYNVNSRWLSRISLERGVADGLAIVAVSGFLYYCARGELVGLRDLAIVVICFPALIIGVIHGRLVKWFLTLRPLVYLGTISYSIYLVHFPLQLAVHLASVVLLLQMPYHSVFFLVGFVFATIGLASVTYHLIEVPGKNLLRKRRTATPAEPLASSRY
- a CDS encoding uroporphyrinogen-III synthase, which gives rise to MAVLVTRPHPDDETTAKALRARGFDVLRAPMLRFEPVPFQDDADANYGAIIVTSANAVRAIAPHLADSRLLKLPLFAVGENTAAAARDAGFGEVIASKGGAGALRDLVLARAKSKQLKKTSPILYLAGADLARDLAGDLGESGFTVVTQTTYRMVPAPSLPRDIYDAFVAHEIEAVLHYSRRSARAFLEAARAGGVEISALALPQCCISAAVAAVLRDAGATQVTAAASPDENALFVALGRALQPRSSPNL
- a CDS encoding heme biosynthesis protein HemY, translating into MVRIILFLLLIALGAAGAAWIAEQTGDVVLSWGGYRAQTTLPVFVLALGIVVVAAMMIWAILRGVWSAPARMRRSRRERRQARGRHAITQGLLAIGHGDSSAARIHAEAARKHAAHDPLALLLHAQSAQLDGDREGAQRAFRAMAEREDTRLLGLRGLFIEAQRADDPVAAVMVAEEALKLSPSSSWASHAVLGFCCAKGDWAGALKILDNNQSAGLIDKAAYRRQRGVLLTARALELEKVDRDLARESVMEAVKLAPTLVPAAVLASKFESEAHQVRRSMRLVEAAWLAQPHPDLADAYSHVKLGDSARQRLVRVETLAAKAPGHIEGALAIARAAIDASEFTKAREALAPFIAAPTQRVALLMAEIERTEHGDSGRARAWTLRAVRALHDPAWTADGYVSDRWRPVSPVTGRLDAFQWQTPVAALPSDKGGAIESSPFEEAMLATPRRAVVLEPPKPKDVSESAAEPVVSVTPAPPAEQDNAPPPAAAAEAAPVEATPTQATPAEAARPEPVTAPAPPPPKLAEPAPSRPAPLFRSRQDIPKAVPTPIPAVIPLIRAPDDPGIDEDGPADEFAEQIGPPKAQAGGWRGFLSRWGGN